A genomic window from Periophthalmus magnuspinnatus isolate fPerMag1 chromosome 16, fPerMag1.2.pri, whole genome shotgun sequence includes:
- the LOC129456916 gene encoding zinc finger protein 250-like, whose translation MSKGQTLRALVNERLTAAAEEIFALFERTIAEYEEELCRSKEENQRNQDTPQTPRIKEEPEEQSVKQEEDTLPAQLLMGVPESSAVCVKTEESSLLQHRQTEHREETQGEDISTEPHLHSETEGHMEHSSDTDNDEDWRAPFSCSATQMETEADGDHCKQVQKGQTLRALVNERLTTAAEEIFALFERTIVEYEEELCRSKEENQRNQDTPQTPRIKEEPEEQSIKQEEDTLPAQLPVGIPESSAVCVKTEESSLLQHRQTEHREEIQGEDISTEPHLHSETEGHMEHSSDTDNDEDWRAPFSCSPSQMETDTDGDHCNQVQIGAGSTAAPNSGLSSKYKSAPETSATVNYGDMSGTAQGADKKKHQCSVCMKRFVHKQNLRRHIRVHTGERPFSCLICEKTFTTKASRDVHVKVHTGERPYSCSTCQKAFAIKSNLEQHKKTHTGKRPYSCLTCEKTFSHKAYLHRHIRIHTGDRPFGCSTCQKTFPKKGTLEQHKRTHTGERPYSCLTCEKTFSHKAALRRHVRIHTGERPFSCSTCKKTFAIKGTLEQHERTHTGERPYSCLTCKKAFTQKCSLDAHLRIHTGERPYSCSICDKGFKLKQHLNKHMNTHKTESD comes from the exons atgtccaaaggccaaacgctgagagctttggtgaatgagcggctgactgcggctgctgaagagatctttgcgctgtttgaaagaacgatagcggagtatgaggaggaactgtgtcgctccaaagaggagaaccagaggaaccaggacactccacagactccacggattaaagaggagccagaggagcagagcgtcaaacaggaggaagacacgCTCCCAGCACAG CTCCTAATGGGCGTCCCAGAGTCCAgtgctgtctgtgtgaagacagaagagtcctcactgcttcaacatagacaaactgagcacagagaggaaacacagggagaggacatcagcacagagccacatttacactcagagactgagggacacatggagcactcctctgacactgacaatgatgaagactggagagctccattcagctgttcagctacacagatggagacagaggctgatggagaccactgcaaacaagtCCAGAAAGGCCAAACgctgagagctttggtgaaTGAGCGGCTGACTACGGCTGCTGAAGAGATCTttgcgctgtttgaaagaacgatagtggagtatgaggaggaactgtgtcgctccaaagaggagaaccagaggaaccaggacactccacagactccacggattaaagaggagccagaggagcagagcatcaaacaggaggaagacacgctcccagcacag CTCCCAGTGGGCATCCCAGAGTCCAgtgctgtctgtgtgaagacagaagagtcctcactgcttcaacatagacaaactgagcacagagaggaaatacagggagaggacatcagcacagagccacatttacactcagagactgagggacacatggagcactcctctgacactgacaatgatgaagactggagagctccattcagctgttcaccttcacagatggagacagacacTGATGGAGACCACTGCAACCAAGTCCAGATCGGAGCCGGAAGCACTGCTGCACCAAACTCAGGCCTATCCTCCAAATacaagtctgcaccagagacCAGTGCCACTGTGAACTATGGAGACATGTCAGGAACAGCCCAAGGAGCTGACAAGAAGAAACATCAGTGCTCTGTGTGTATGAAGAGGTTTGTACATAAGCAGAATTTACGAAGACACATTAGagttcacacaggagagagaccattcagctgtttaatatgtgagaaaacatttactACAAAGGCCAGTCGAGATGTACATGTAAAGGTACACACCGGTGAgcgaccttacagctgttcaacatGTCAGAAGGCATTTGCCATAAAGAGTAATCTAGAGCAACATAAGAAAACACACACTGGTAAGAGACCTTACAGTTGTTTAACCTGTGAGAAAACTTTTTCGCATAAGGCCTATCTACATCGACATATAAGGATACATACAGGTGACCGACCTTTCGGCTGTTCAACATGTCAGAAGACATTTCCCAAAAAGGGTACACTAGAGCAACACAAGAGAACACACACTGGTGAGAGACCTTACAGTTGTTTAACCTGtgaaaaaacattttctcataaggccgctctgcgtcGACATGTAAGAATACACACAGGTGAAAGACCCTTCAGCTGTTCAACATGTAAGAAGACATTTGCCATAAAGGGTACACTAGAGCAACATGAGAGAACACACACTGGTGaaagaccttacagctgtttaaCCTGTAAGAAAGCATTTACTCAAAAGTGTAGTCTAGATGCACATTTGAGAATACACACTGGTGAGAGACCTTACAGTTGTTCCATTTGTGATAAAGGGTTTAAACTTAAACAACATTTGAATAAACACATGAACACTCACAAAACAGAAAGTGACTGA
- the LOC129456931 gene encoding gastrula zinc finger protein XlCGF57.1-like encodes MSKGQTLRALVNERLTAAAEEIFALFERTIAEYEEELCRSKEENQRNQDTPQTPRIKEEPEEQSVKQEEDTLPAQLQVGIPESSAVRVKTEESSLLQHRQTGEETQGEDISTLPHLHSETEGHMEHSSDTDNDENWRAPFNCPATQMETEADGDHCNQVQIRARIIAAPNSGLSPKYKSAPETSATVNYGDMSGTDQEADKKKHQCCLCKKRFGTNQILQRHIRLHTGERPFSCLICLKTFTAKTSLDNHIKIHTGERPYSCLTCKKTFIQKSSLDYHVKTHTGHKPFHCSICEKTFCDKSTLVQHLRTHTDESPYSCATCEKTFTKKSHLDTHIKIHTGEKPYSCLICKKTFTQKSSLDSHIKIHTGEKPFSCSTCEKTFSYKANLREHVRIHTGERPFSCSTCEKTFITKGNLEKHERIHTGERPYSCSICNNGFKLKQHLKKHMRTHKTESD; translated from the exons atgtccaaaggccaaacgctgagagctttggtgaatgagcggctgactgcggctgctgaagagatctttgcgctgtttgaaagaacgatagcggagtatgaggaggaactgtgtcgctccaaagaggagaaccagaggaaccaggacactccacagactccacggattaaagaggagccagaggagcagagcgtcaaacaggaggaagacacgCTCCCAGCACAG CTCCAAGTGGGCATCCCAGAGTCCAGTGCTGTCcgtgtgaagacagaagagtcctcactgcttcaacaTAGACAAACTGGGgaggaaacacagggagaggacatcagcacattgccacatttacactcagagactgagggacacatggagcactcctctgacactgacaatgatgAAAACTGGAGAGCTCCATTCAACTGTCCAGCTACACAGATGGAGACGGAGGCTGATGGAGACCACTGCAACCAAGTCCAGATCAGAGCCAGAATCATCGCTGCACCAAACTCAGGTCTATCCCCCAAATacaagtctgcaccagagacCAGTGCCACTGTGAACTATGGAGACATGTCAGGAACAGACCAAGAAGCTGACAAGAAGAAACACCAGTGCTGTCTGTGTAAGAAGAGGTTTGGGACTAACCAGATTTTACAAAGACACATTAGacttcacacaggagagagaccgTTCAGCTGTTTAATTTGTTTGAAAACATTTACTGCAAAGACTAGTCTAGATAACCATATAAAGATACACACCGGCGAACgaccttacagctgtttaaCCTGTAAGAAAACATTTATCCAAAAATCCAGTCTAGATTACCATgtaaagacacacacaggacataaACCATTCCACTGTTCAATCtgtgagaagacattttgtGATAAGAGTACTCTTGTTCAACatctgagaacacacacagatgagAGTCCCTACAGCTGTGCaacatgtgagaaaacatttaccAAAAAGAGTCATCTCGAtacacatataaaaatacatacaggAGAAAAACCGTACAGTTGTTTAATCTGTAAGAAAACATTTACCCAAAAATCCAGTCTAGATTCGCATATCAAgatacacacaggagagaagccattcagctgttcaaccTGTGAGAAAACATTTTCTTATAAGGCCAATCTACGTGAACATGTAAGGATACACACAGGTGAAcgacctttcagctgttcaacatgtgagaagacatttATCACAAAGGgtaatcttgaaaaacatgagagAATACACACTGGTGagagaccttacagctgttccaTTTGTAATAATGGGTTTAAACTTAAACAGCATTTGAAGAAACACATGAGAACTCACAAAACAGAAAGTGACTGA
- the LOC129456941 gene encoding gastrula zinc finger protein xFG20-1-like produces MSKGQTLRALVNERLTAAAEEIFALFERTIAEYEEELCRSKEENQRNQDTPQTPRIKEEPEEQSVKQEEDTLPAQLPVGVPESSAVCVKTEESSLLHHRQTEHREETQGEDISTEPHLHSETEGHMEHSSDTDNDEDWSAPFSCSAAKMETDADGDHCNQVQIRARNSAAPNSGLSSKYKSAPETSATVNYGDMSGTAQGADKKKHQCSVCKKRFGTKQILQRHIRVHTGERPFSCLICTKTFTEKSHLDRHIKIHTGERPYSCLTCKKTFTQKASLDYHVMIHTGNKPFSCSTCEKTFSQKSNRDAHLRIHTGERPYSCSICNKGFAQSSNLKTHMRTHRTETD; encoded by the exons atgtccaaaggccaaacgctgagagctttggtgaatgagcggctgactgcggctgctgaagagatctttgcgctgtttgaaagaacgatagcggagtatgaggaggaactgtgtcgctccaaagaggagaaccagaggaaccaggacactccacagactccacggattaaagaggagccagaggagcagagcgtcaaacaggaggaagacacgCTCCCAGCACAG CTCCCAGTGGGCGTCCCAGAGTCCAgtgctgtctgtgtgaagacagaagagtcctcactgcttcatcatagacaaactgagcacagagaggaaacacagggagaggacatcagcacagagccacatttacactcagagactgagggacacatggagcactcctctgacactgacaatgatgaagactggagcgctccattcagctgttcagctGCAAAGATGGAGACGGATGCTGATGGAGACCACTGCAACCAAGTCCAGATCAGAGCCAGAAACTCTGCTGCACCAAACTCAGGCCTATCCTCCAAATacaagtctgcaccagagacCAGTGCCACTGTGAACTATGGAGACATGTCAGGAACAGCCCAAGGAGCTGACAAGAAGAAACATCAGTGCTCTGTGTGTAAGAAGAGGTTTGGGACTAAGCAGATTTTACAAAGACACATTAGAGTTCACACAGGCGAGAGACCATTCAGCTGTTTAATTTGTACGAAAACATTTACAGAAAAGAGTCATCTAGATagacatataaaaatacatacggGAGAGAGACCTTATAGCTGTTTAACCTGTAAGAAAACATTTACCCAAAAAGCCAGTCTAGATTACCATGTAATGATACACACAGGAAataaaccattcagctgttcaaccTGTGAGAAAACATTTTCCCAAAAAAGTAATCGAGATGCACATTTGAGAATACACACAGGTGaaagaccttacagctgttccaTCTGTAACAAAGGTTTTGCCCAAAGCTCCAATTTGAAAACGCACATGAGAActcacagaacagaaactgaCTGA